The following proteins are encoded in a genomic region of Pseudomonadota bacterium:
- the der gene encoding ribosome biogenesis GTPase Der gives MLPVIALVGRPNVGKSTLFNALTRTRDALVADYPGLTRDRQYGYGRIGPRPYIVIDTGGLSGEQDGLDGLMAEQTLRALDEADVVLFVTDAREGCTAADEQAAALLRRRAQRLWLVVNKAEGLAHDMAAADFQQFGIGEVASISAAHHQGLRALMDAVIGELPEESAEDDAAESSSEQGLLSRRDPDAIRIALLGRPNAGKSTLVNRLLGDERVLASDTPGTTRDAVCIPFERNGQRFELVDTAGVRRRSKVNETIEKFSVVKTLQAVENANVVIAMVDARVGVTDLDANLLGLALERGRATIVAINKWDGLSPDKRDDVRRQIDVKLPFLDFAPRHFISALHGTGVGDLLGSVRKAFSAAVRELATAEVTRALEDALQAHPPPTVRGRRPRLRYAHQGGRNPPIIVIHGTQADRLPRNYQRYLVNFFRARFKLEGTPVRVELRTTENPFAGRRNKLTPRQEIKRKRLIKHVKQKKK, from the coding sequence CTGGTCGGCCGACCCAACGTCGGCAAGTCGACCCTCTTCAACGCGCTGACCCGTACCCGGGACGCCTTGGTGGCGGACTACCCGGGCCTCACGCGGGATCGCCAGTACGGCTACGGCCGCATCGGCCCGCGCCCTTACATCGTGATCGACACGGGCGGTCTGTCCGGCGAGCAGGACGGTCTGGACGGCTTGATGGCCGAGCAGACCCTACGCGCACTGGACGAGGCCGACGTGGTGCTCTTCGTCACCGATGCGCGCGAGGGCTGCACCGCTGCCGATGAGCAAGCAGCGGCGTTGCTACGCCGACGCGCCCAGCGCCTGTGGCTGGTGGTGAACAAAGCGGAGGGCCTGGCCCACGACATGGCTGCTGCCGACTTTCAGCAGTTCGGTATCGGGGAAGTGGCGTCGATCTCCGCCGCCCACCACCAGGGGCTTCGCGCCCTGATGGATGCGGTGATCGGCGAGTTGCCCGAAGAGAGCGCCGAGGACGATGCGGCCGAGAGCAGCAGCGAGCAGGGCCTGCTGTCGCGGCGCGATCCGGACGCGATACGCATCGCCTTGCTCGGGCGTCCCAACGCGGGCAAGTCGACCCTCGTCAATCGCTTGCTTGGCGACGAGCGAGTGCTCGCCAGCGACACGCCGGGCACCACCCGCGACGCCGTGTGCATTCCCTTCGAGCGCAACGGCCAACGCTTCGAGTTGGTGGATACGGCGGGCGTCCGGCGACGTTCCAAGGTGAACGAGACCATCGAGAAGTTCAGCGTGGTGAAGACGCTGCAGGCGGTGGAGAACGCCAATGTGGTGATCGCGATGGTCGACGCGCGCGTGGGCGTGACCGACCTCGACGCGAACCTGCTGGGCCTTGCCCTCGAGCGCGGCCGCGCCACCATCGTGGCCATCAACAAGTGGGACGGGCTCTCGCCGGACAAGCGCGACGACGTGCGGCGGCAGATCGACGTGAAGTTGCCGTTCCTCGACTTCGCCCCACGCCATTTCATCTCCGCCCTGCATGGCACCGGGGTGGGCGACTTGCTCGGCTCCGTGCGCAAGGCCTTTTCCGCCGCCGTGCGGGAACTCGCCACGGCCGAGGTCACGCGCGCCTTGGAAGATGCCTTGCAGGCCCATCCGCCACCCACGGTGCGCGGACGACGCCCCCGCTTGCGCTACGCGCACCAGGGCGGACGCAACCCGCCGATCATCGTCATCCACGGCACCCAGGCGGATCGCCTGCCGCGCAACTACCAGCGCTACTTGGTGAACTTCTTTCGCGCACGCTTCAAACTGGAAGGCACGCCCGTGCGGGTGGAGTTGCGGACCACCGAGAACCCCTTCGCCGGGCGGCGCAACAAGCTCACGCCGCGCCAGGAGATCAAGCGCAAGCGCCTCATCAAGCACGTAAAGCAGAAAAAGAAGTAG
- a CDS encoding DUF4397 domain-containing protein, with protein MSYSTTTTGTPWWQHFATMALASVLVFGTAGCDIFDDDDDDDEEEVVDDGDDAGDDDPVGTALARVFHAVADAPDVDALADGNVVFEDVAFKAGTAFAEVDAVSTEFSVNALTAGGEVTVIMPTAVELQADTEYTIAAIGTVETIAPIVIANAVAPVTAGNVRVQVVHASPAAPAVDVYVTAPDADLATAGDPLTSFEFGEFTPQVEVPAGDYQIRVTLAGDVATVVFDSGTISLADGLDLQIYAVNNTATGAAPITLAAIDASGTVEGTLEVFDTATPASLRVVHASPDAPAVDVVVNDDFDNPAVSDLTFPTFTGFLDVALEAGDPSVSLNVKVTPADNTMAVNGDGMGDDVDLERGVEYTVLATGLLADFSLLVLVDDDRPIATDARVRIVHGSPAAGDVDIYVAAPETDIATIDPAFTAVPFRADTGYVPLPPGDYEVTVTPTGTTDAAIGPIVITVEAGGVYTAVARDAEGGGAPLGLILFDDFADSAD; from the coding sequence ATGAGCTACTCCACGACTACCACCGGCACGCCCTGGTGGCAGCACTTCGCCACGATGGCGTTGGCGTCCGTACTCGTGTTCGGCACGGCCGGCTGCGATATCTTCGATGACGACGATGATGACGACGAGGAAGAAGTCGTCGACGACGGCGATGACGCCGGCGACGATGATCCCGTAGGTACGGCCCTTGCGCGCGTGTTCCACGCCGTGGCCGATGCGCCGGACGTCGATGCCCTCGCCGATGGCAACGTGGTCTTCGAAGACGTCGCGTTCAAGGCCGGTACGGCCTTCGCCGAGGTCGATGCTGTCAGCACCGAGTTCTCCGTTAACGCGCTAACGGCTGGCGGGGAAGTCACGGTGATCATGCCTACCGCCGTGGAACTCCAGGCGGACACGGAGTACACCATCGCCGCCATCGGCACGGTGGAGACGATCGCGCCGATCGTGATCGCCAACGCGGTAGCCCCGGTCACGGCGGGCAACGTGCGCGTGCAGGTGGTCCACGCCTCGCCGGCCGCCCCCGCGGTGGACGTCTACGTAACCGCACCTGATGCGGACCTCGCCACGGCTGGCGATCCGCTGACCTCCTTCGAGTTCGGTGAGTTCACGCCCCAGGTGGAAGTGCCTGCTGGTGACTACCAGATCCGCGTAACCCTGGCCGGCGACGTCGCCACGGTCGTGTTCGACTCCGGCACCATCAGCCTGGCCGATGGCCTGGACCTGCAGATCTACGCCGTCAACAACACTGCCACGGGCGCTGCGCCGATCACCCTCGCCGCGATTGATGCGTCGGGTACCGTCGAGGGCACCCTCGAGGTGTTCGACACGGCCACTCCCGCCTCCTTGCGCGTGGTCCACGCATCGCCCGACGCCCCCGCCGTGGATGTCGTGGTCAACGACGACTTCGATAACCCTGCGGTGAGCGATCTCACCTTCCCCACGTTCACCGGTTTCCTGGACGTAGCGTTGGAGGCAGGTGACCCCAGCGTCAGCCTCAACGTGAAGGTCACGCCCGCGGACAACACCATGGCCGTAAACGGCGATGGCATGGGCGACGACGTCGACCTCGAGCGTGGCGTGGAGTACACGGTGCTGGCCACGGGCCTGCTCGCCGACTTCTCCCTCCTGGTGCTGGTGGACGATGACCGTCCGATCGCCACCGACGCTCGCGTGCGTATCGTGCACGGCTCGCCGGCGGCGGGCGACGTGGACATCTACGTGGCGGCACCTGAGACGGACATCGCCACCATCGATCCGGCCTTCACGGCCGTGCCGTTCCGCGCTGACACGGGCTACGTGCCGCTGCCGCCGGGCGACTACGAGGTGACGGTGACGCCCACGGGCACCACCGACGCCGCGATCGGCCCGATCGTGATCACGGTCGAGGCGGGCGGTGTCTACACGGCTGTCGCGCGTGACGCTGAGGGCGGCGGTGCCCCCCTCGGTCTGATCCTGTTCGACGACTTCGCCGACTCCGCCGACTGA
- a CDS encoding homoserine O-acetyltransferase, protein MSLGGPFRMRRGGRLDQVEMAYETWGELDAQRSNAVLVMTGLSPSSHAASSLQDPTPGWWEDVIGPGKPIDTDRCFVICVNSLGSCFGSTGPASTDPATGNAYRLNFPVLSLEDVATAAHEVVLGLGIKRLLAVVGPSMGGMSALAYCLQYPSQVRALVNISSAARSLPFSIALRSLQREMIRSDRDWCEGQYAFGTGPIRGMRLARKLGMITYRSAEEWKHRFGRERVPDARGEPGESFRVGPFGIEFEVESYLEAHAMKFTGAFDPNCYLYLSHAMDLFDATDHGPTLECGKASEGCLEYALVMGAVTDFLFPIEQQRELAQLLATPEREVRLVELPSIQGHDSFLVDMDRFRPPIAEAFEHLLNTT, encoded by the coding sequence ATGAGCTTGGGCGGCCCGTTCCGTATGCGTCGCGGCGGCCGCCTCGACCAGGTCGAGATGGCGTACGAGACCTGGGGAGAGCTCGACGCGCAACGGAGCAACGCCGTGCTCGTGATGACGGGGCTGTCGCCCTCATCTCACGCGGCTTCCTCGCTTCAAGACCCCACGCCCGGGTGGTGGGAGGACGTGATAGGCCCCGGTAAGCCGATCGACACCGATCGCTGCTTCGTCATTTGCGTGAACTCCCTGGGGAGTTGCTTTGGCAGCACTGGCCCCGCGTCGACTGATCCCGCCACGGGCAACGCCTATCGGCTCAACTTCCCCGTGCTGTCGTTGGAGGATGTGGCCACTGCCGCCCACGAGGTGGTGTTGGGACTTGGCATCAAGCGTCTGCTGGCCGTGGTAGGGCCTTCCATGGGAGGCATGAGTGCGCTGGCCTATTGCCTGCAGTATCCCTCCCAGGTGCGCGCCTTGGTGAACATCTCCTCGGCAGCACGCTCCCTACCGTTTTCGATAGCGTTGCGCTCGCTCCAGCGCGAGATGATCCGCAGCGACCGCGACTGGTGTGAGGGGCAGTACGCGTTCGGCACCGGCCCCATTCGTGGCATGCGCCTAGCACGAAAGCTAGGCATGATCACCTACCGATCGGCGGAGGAGTGGAAGCACCGCTTCGGTCGCGAGCGCGTGCCCGATGCAAGGGGTGAGCCCGGCGAGTCCTTTCGCGTCGGTCCCTTCGGCATCGAGTTCGAGGTGGAGAGCTACCTCGAGGCCCACGCGATGAAGTTCACGGGCGCCTTCGACCCCAACTGTTACCTCTACCTGTCGCACGCGATGGATCTGTTCGACGCCACCGACCACGGCCCCACCCTCGAGTGCGGCAAAGCCAGCGAAGGCTGTTTGGAGTACGCCCTGGTGATGGGGGCGGTGACGGACTTTCTCTTCCCCATCGAGCAGCAGCGGGAGCTGGCACAGCTACTCGCGACGCCCGAGCGCGAGGTGAGGCTCGTCGAGCTGCCTTCGATTCAAGGCCACGATTCCTTCCTAGTCGACATGGACCGCTTCCGTCCGCCGATCGCCGAGGCGTTCGAACACCTGCTCAATACGACATAA